The genomic segment catacatggaacgccataaccaagtggccggcatagtgtacaggaacatctgtgccgagtataacctggaagtcccgaggtcaaaatgggagatgcccccaagggtgatggagaatgaccgagctaagatcctgtgggacttccagatgcagacggacaaaatggtggtggctaaccaaccggacatagtggtggtagacaaacagaagaagacggccataGTGaccgatgtagcggttccgaatgacagcaatatcaggaagaaagAACACGAGAAGCtagagaaataccaagggctcagagaagagctcgagaggatgtggagggtgaaggtaacggtggtccccgtggtaatcggagcactaggtgcggtgactcccaagctaggcgagtggctccagcagatcccgggaacaacatcggagatctctgtccagaagagcgcaatcctgggaacagctaagatactgcttgaggaccctcaagctcccaggcctctggtagaggacccgagcttgaaggataaaccgcccacaggggcgagatgggtgtttttacataaaaaaaaaaaaaacacacacccagcgcgcccctgcgggcggtttatcctttaTCCttcaccactatgtccggttggttagccaccaccattttgtccgtctgtatctggaagtcccacaggatcttagctcgaataggatgagggatatatatatatatatatatatatatatatatatatatatatatatatatatatatatatatatatatatatatatatatatcgccactgtatatataccacacctctatggatcttgtgctcacagcttgttcctgtgctgccatgatgagtacctctgtgctgtctttcagtccagctttgtccagccactggtaggacttTTCGATGTCAGccactttctctttctctctctctctctctccctatatatagagagagagagagagagagagagagagagagagagagtaaatgAGTTTCCGGTAAATACAGCTGAGAAATCATATGTTGCAGGAACTTTCAGACTTACAAACTGAGCATAAGTAAAGTTCACAACAAAATTCTTTGTTAGTATAGCAcacattcccattttatttgtttttataagcaatttatttgtgtgttttttcttagtAAGGTTAACTAATCACAGCTTATAATGTATAgagatttttgttattttctgaaattttttcttaaacttttaatttaattaacttttttctttttcaaaattaTTTAGATGTCATCAGTATTCTCTTCCACTCATTGAGCTGTACTGTACTTAAAATATATGTAACTTTTGTACTTTCTATACTGAGTATTATGAATTTATGCAGGTATTTATGTGCAGGAGAGACTACTGTACAATTCAAGAGTTCAGTGCATGGGCAAAAATTGAGAACAATCACAAGGAATAATATTGGAATGATGTTGTGTTCTTGAAAgtatattttaattttcagagAACAAATAAGCCGCATATAAATCATATCACTTCATTTTTCTTCACACACATTACTGTGTGGCTGTAAGTATAAAAATACATCAGTTACTTAATCTTAATTCATAAAGCttgtaaagttaaaaaaaaacttgtaaaTTATAACAGCTAAAATTAATagctaaaattattttattatgcgATGTTGGGGGGCCAATTTTTCAAAGAATAAATACACACGTACAGATGAATGGTCAGATAACTCTCCGCACAGGTTGTAGAAATCCTCCAGGACAGCAGGGGGCGGTAAGTTTCCTCTCTGATTGCCGTTTGAGCTAAAAAGGAAAAGGGCGTTTCTTGTGGCACATGGTATCCAGTGAGTAAAACAGATGTGTGCAGTTCACTGAAGTGgatatattcagttttaatcTGCAGTTATACGCACACAGACGTGGTTTATTGTCCGCTGTGTGTGAAGTTGGTTCATCATGGTTCGAGCAAAACGGTAAGTTTGGCTAAGATGTATCTACGTGTTAGCTTGTCTTTATAGCGtctctgctctgtttttctgGGTTTTCGTGTGGTCACAATCGGCGTGTAGTGTTGTAGAAACCCCGATAAGTTGTTAGTCTTAAATTATAAGCATACGGGTGCATGATTTATACTCCACTGATGTGATGGGAGCTGGCGCTAGTGAAGTTTGGAGTGATCCGGGAACAATAAATCTGGTATTTAGGCAgaaatttgagtttttatttgttatctGTCTTTTGCTTTTCAGGGGAAAACACGCACAGAGACCAAATAAGGATGAGGTCTATGATGAAGACGACCCCGAAGCCTACAACGACATGCCTGTCCCTGATAAGGTAAGACACGCAGTGTTTTATACagctgtggtcagaagtttacatgcATCCTGGGCATGGATGTGGgggttttaatgatttctttggaGTTTAACATGACTTCACATTATGTTGCAATTACTCAATGTGTGGCCCTTTGCTTACTTTACCTAAGTCGGTATTGTCCTCTGATTTCTAAACTAGAGGGTAGTTGGTGTGACTTCAAGGGGGATAAAGTATTATTTTGAAAAGAAGAGAGGTCAAATTATAGCtgtcaaataataataacaagatCTGAAATCTTGCCTGATTGTATGATTAAACTGTTGCTTTCTGTAACCAACAAAGCTGTAATATCTACGTTGAGCCAAACCCCTGTGACCTGTGAAGAATAAACTAAATAAAGACGAGCATGATCTCATATGGTGACTTTGATACAACTGTTCTCATTCTCAAtggttttttcccttttctctttcagaAATCCTCAACATACACAAAAGACAAGATCGATGAGTTTCATGATGAGAAGATTGCAGTAAGTTCCCCTCTTTATTTGTTCTATGGTAGGTGTGCAGTGCAGCAGTTGTGTTCTGTAACCTTTCTTCGTGCTCCGGTGTCTTTGCCGCAGAAACTTCTTGCCCGAGGTGTTCAAATGGAGAGCGACCAGGAGGAAGTGGACGATGAGGTAATGTCGTACGTGTTTGTTTAAAAGTAACTGCAGATGAAAAATATAGAGGAACAGCCGAGAAGACCTGAGATTATTGGAATTTCACAGGAGGAGGTGATGCCCCTAGATCTTTCTGAGTCGGAAGATGATGAaggggaggaagaagaaaatgagGAAGAGGGGACAGATATGGAGAGTGATTTAGAAGGGAGAAATGAGGACGGTaaattgacctttttttttcttttcttttttttttaatgcttgttTCATTTTGAGCCTGTCTCACTGTGTTTACATTGTCTGCTGCAGAGCTCCCTAATGAAATGGCCTGgggcagaaagaaaaaactgttCTACGATTCAGATTATGTGACCTCAAGTAAGAACCTTTTATCTCAAGCTGTATTATTGCATTGTGTGATGATTGCATTATCTTTTATTATGCAACATTTCGATCACTGTTATTACAGAAGGGAAATCACAAGAAGAGTTGGAGGCTGaggaacaagaagaagaagaagaggctaAAAACATCCAAAAACGTTTAGCTGCAAATCTGAGCGAGGAGGATTATGATTTGAACTTTTTTCAGGTATTTAACACTCTCTCGTAGGCCTAATGACATGCCAACAGAAACTTCTAATTCTAATTGTATGTCTTTGCCTAAATGAAGGAATTTGCTGTGGCGAAGGATGAAAGCAAGCCTGTGGAAAAAGAGGAGAGGATTGTGAAAGACCTGAAGCAGATGTCTCAGAAggaaaaaatgaagcttttgAAGAAAGAGTCACCAGAGCTGCTTGAGCTCATTCAGGACTTCAAGGCAAAGGTAAGAGACAAATAGGAAGGACACAACTTCAAACTGAAAGAGCCTTTAAATTTTCAAGTGACGTGGAATTGATGTGACTTATTCCTGTTTCTTTGTACAGCTTAACGAGCTCAAGAATGAGCTTCAGCCTCTCATGCAAATGGTTAAGGAGGGAAAGATCCCTGCAGGAAAGGTGAGCACACTTGGCTACATTTCTCTCATGGTGTTGCTTTCAGCCACTACAGGTTTGCCGTTTCCTgtgataaaacacacaaaaaagcacacacacaaaaagctgCGTACATTACTTGCTCTGTTGCAAAAAGCAGACAAACTGTGAGAATGAAGCATGTAGTCGTTCAAGGGACCAGTAGAGATCAAAACTGAGCTTAATTATACCATTATTGGGCTTTCTAATTCAGGCCAGAATTGAATGAATAATGATGGACACAGGCGTCAACACCATGACGCCTGTCTTTCTTGTATTTTGTGATAGTATTGTAAGTTCCTCTGTGTTTCCCACCTTTAATCATGAGTAAAGGAGAAGATACTCATACTTGTGGTGCACTGCTTACAGCCTTATTCGTAAGtaagcttctttcagctgctcagaTTTTTACACCGGATACGCGTCCACATGCAAATCCACATCCAAATATCTCTGGctggaatcaaaccaccaactttTTGCTTGTGAACCAAATGTGGTAACCATTACACCACTGGAGGCTTGTAGCCTTACCAAGCCAAGGTTCATAAATACGCAGAGTGTTTGAGATATTCCGATTATGTTTTCTGGTAGTTCAGAGATTaactttgtttattatttttcaaaacacatAAGGACAGTTGGTGGTTTTATGGTTATACCATGTAACATATACTGTGGTATAACCTGTATATAGTCAGCTAGACTATGATCACGAAAACAGTCTTAATTCTAAAACCACTAAACTCCTTGTCATGAACAGACTTCAAGTTCAGACAACAATGGGAGACCTcacatttatgtgtttgtgtatatgcaAAACAGTTGGTGTAGACGTGTTTGAGTATACAGGAACATGTCATCAATATCATGAAAATCAACGATGTGAATCTGAACATCTTTCatcctgtgctttttttttctttgtttgctttgtttttttacctaaaGGGCGCCGATTACCTGAAGACAAAGCAGCAACTTTATCTGAAGTGAGTTGTGATTGGATTGTAGAATCACATGACAAACTGTCATGCTCTGTCACTGAATGATGTTTCTCTCCTCCCACAGTTACTGCACAAACATCAGCTTCTACTTGGTGCTGAAAGCAAAGCGGATACCTGCTCACAACCACCCTGTGATTGAAAGACTGCTCACCTACAGAAATGTAAGTCCGCATACTGATGTTTAGACCATGCTC from the Oreochromis aureus strain Israel breed Guangdong linkage group 5, ZZ_aureus, whole genome shotgun sequence genome contains:
- the utp3 gene encoding something about silencing protein 10, giving the protein MVRAKRGKHAQRPNKDEVYDEDDPEAYNDMPVPDKKSSTYTKDKIDEFHDEKIAKLLARGVQMESDQEEVDDEEEVMPLDLSESEDDEGEEEENEEEGTDMESDLEGRNEDELPNEMAWGRKKKLFYDSDYVTSKGKSQEELEAEEQEEEEEAKNIQKRLAANLSEEDYDLNFFQEFAVAKDESKPVEKEERIVKDLKQMSQKEKMKLLKKESPELLELIQDFKAKLNELKNELQPLMQMVKEGKIPAGKGADYLKTKQQLYLNYCTNISFYLVLKAKRIPAHNHPVIERLLTYRNLINELGTVDARLAPEFRQLLAGGEKNKAGSKQAEGKKSKVSNRKGKESGEAVPEAEEESDSDLDEEEALRFYKEAEERLKLKRKGNNPEDEMMEENEEEEELDPNAKRGITYQMAKNKGLTPKRKKIDRNPRVKHREKFRRAKIRRKGQVREVRHEETRYSGELSGIRAGVKKSVKLK